The sequence gcgtcggcacttaaTGTGGAatgcaacgcacagatgctgaagagtacgcatagactgatgtgtcttcgcgtgatcagttcataccgcactgtatcgagggatgtggcctgcgtggttgcaagtattatgcctatcggtctgatagtgaaggaagacgcggagtgctacagcatgcgaggagacagaaACGCCCGTAGgacctccaaagccgcttctctacgcagatggcaacaagagtggaaCAGCTCAACCAAGTGTAGGtgaacacatcggctcatacctagagtctcgagttggttagatagacctcacggagaagtgaacttcgacctgacgcaattcctcacaggccacgggtgcttcaggtGGTACCTCCACaagttcggccacgcgacatcccctgtatgtcctggctgcccagacgagatcgagacggcagaacacgtcttgttcgcctgttcccgtttcgcggctcaaaggagtgagctactggaggcatgcggcattgacaccacaccggagaGCCTGatacagagaatgtgccactgcgtagaaatctggaacgcagtgtcgaccgcggcatcccaaattgcgggcatattgcagcggaaatggagtgcggatcaacaacaggcagccgcgaccgctagtcgcgtgcaaccgtagtaggctcacgagggatcagcgaaaaaacgtcggtccgggagaacctccttcgccggggagctcttcgtcggagtagtctagatccttcgtcggggactagacgagtaatacgtaaaactgttaggatcgtctgggcgccagtgaaccggaagttatcctccaaccggaatcactgtatcgacccaggcatcctctcggtcgggcgttgacgggtatcgaaagcgtcggtttcgggagagcctccttcgtcggtgtaggctaaatCCTTCGGAGGGGGCTAGTTGAGTAGTCGCTACAATtcacaccgattcgagtcgtcgaggcgccagcgaaccggaagccatgctccaatcggaatcgcgggaccgacctcggcactccatcgggtgtcccgtgtggtgtaagagaggaCTCAGTGTCGGGAgaatctccttcgccggggaactctccgtcggagtagtctagatcctttgtcggggactagatgagtagatcgtcgcgtggtacagctaggatcgtctgagcgccagtgaaccggaagtcacgctccaaccggaatcattggatcgacttaggcatcattTCGGTCGgatcgtagacgcgtaccgtaagcgtcggttcgggaggacttctttcgtcggggaaccctccgtcggtgtagactagatcttttggcggagactagtcgagtagttccgcgacgtagcatcagttttgggtcgtcgaggcgccagtgaaccggaagttaccctccaaccggcatcactggaccgacctcgtcattcaactggtcgatccctcgagagcaggatgctgatccccattctgcataaatctggggagggtgctgtgagcaccaatagccttccacccgaagtaatacctagcggtggtgtcGGGGAGGttgggttggagatccaaggtgttttagtgggtagttccaatcaacagttgggtagtcctgtggagagttccacactccgtgcgtaaatgcatttcaccttgtgaaaaaaaaaacacttactGACGAGCATGCCTCTATTGCTTAAAATTTATCAACAAATTTTACACTCTGCCTGCAACTTTTGGAATATTTGTAATAAACTAGCATTTTTCATTAATTTAGGGGCTAGCTTTATTTTGTGCATAGggcatttttgcaattttctttaaattttgttttcaactggtcagtgcatagcagtttattTTCAACTGTTATGCTACCTAGCATGTAATGCTATTTTCAGAAATTCAACCTTATTTTTACCAGTTTCTGTTGAAAGAACTCATCCAAAACAGCTGTGTGAATCTTTCCAATAGAAGTATGCACTATAAGGATCAGGCACACGTTATACAAgctcgaacaatttttttcaaaatcgtgggtaaatttcaaatttgatatacgttggaaacactactgccacctactcgactattcgccgcgatctttcgaaacgttccactacattccggaacgataacaaaattctCCTGCCTgtaatagaaatattccaactacaacacttCTCACACGATTTTAACACTTCTCACACGATTTCAATAAATGTGgaagacaactttatttccgTAACACATACGTCACATAAGAATtctatcggaataaaacaataataaatttgtcattttaaccaacagcaaaacaaaaatctagcatgaagtgaatgttgctctCAAAATACGGTCTCATGAGCAAGGATCTGGCATCTGGTCATGTTTTCAAATATCTGTGATCGAATCAAAAAtcagtctgtgcaaaatctgtgcacactTTTCATAACATTATTACTGTCCGAAATCGTTCTAGCGAGCAAAAAAATAATGTCTTGCTACTTAAAACGGCAATTCTTTGTGTTTTTCCTAGCAAATTGTGAACTTTTTAAATCAGTACAGCATCTgtggacctggcatccctgctcctGAGAAAGCGgtacccaaatcgtggtggcacccCATACCGATCGTGATGATATCTGCAAGTGTTTGCCACGCTGACATATGTGATCCTGTTTTCTGTGAattagggtcatttcgccgaatgccacttcgccgaaagggtcatttggaTAAATCGGaccattttctttttttataaatttttttattcaggccaatttgcgtacaagctttacgtggtcgaatgagccatgtttttattggataaaataatttttttaccgttggatctcgttgtcaccctttttctagggagagaagagcttccatttttatcttgcgaagattgaggggcactttgtccgtggctcgtctcgtcctccattgccgcatcggtggtatcgttgttagtttccgttttttcttcgttttccttgtaattcgcattcttgggttggttgttagttgctgtaggcgcgccttgttgtgcattaattggagttgctggttggtttgatggtacaacaggagtactgcgctcactaggttccgttgttgagcgatggtcttgtttttgtttgaagttGTCTTTTTCGAAGTTTCAGTGCaaagtttgccgtagtgtgcaggtttttcacaaaactgacatgtaaccagttgattttcatacgtaatcagcgttttacacggatgtatctagtcttgaccacaaatgatgtaaggtggaattgctttacgtagttgcatacgtaccactcgcacgccatttcgGACACCCGGCATACGTAACAAGTTCGTTGTATATTAGCTACAAAGCAAAGATGCCAATTGCTGCCTAGAAATGCTATCCGACAATTAATTATTAAGTTGAAATGAACAAAACAATTCAACAGAACAATAGTCAATAGCACTGGTATAATTAAAGCTGCTGATGAAATAGAAACTAAACTTCGATATAAACTATCGAAGTTGAATTGAAACTGCACATTCGTAATCCCATTATCAGGCAGTTTAGACTTGTAGTTCATACAATGCGAGCGATCATCATTGGAATGGTATTACATTGGATATGAATTGCCGTATCTCGGTGTAACACCGGTTCGTTTTCTCCAGATACTTTTCCTGGCAGCAGCATGTGCCTATCCGCAGGCGTTGTCTACCGAAGTGGACCAGGAATCACCGGAAGAAAATCCAGTCCCAAAAACAGtaccgaaaattttcaacactccaCCGGATGTAGAAGTGAACTTCCAACCCAGCCTGGAATCGATTCGACCAGCGGAAAATCAAGAGCCCCAGAAAGAATACCTGGCTACCGCAGAATCGGTTGCATACTATTTCTACTACCCGGGTGCCTACTATTATCCGCTGAGATATCGTTGGAATCCATACCATTACTATTGGTGGCTTTGAAAGTTCGATCATATTTGGAGTTTCGTTCACCCAAAAGTTACACCCTTAGTACGGTTAGCAGATCAATTAAATTATGGATTGGAAAAATATTGTTATCTATCTTCCTTAGCTGCTGAAAATAAAGTTAAACCAAGAGTTAACGTAATAAAGCTGAAAACTAGTAGTCATTGAATTTCGTCATTGAAATTTGTagattcgttacaaataagttaTAGGATTAGATTGAGTTCTAGaactacactaaactaaaaacttactAAATTCGTGACAATACCGCCGTTTAAAAATCCCTATTGAAAGATAAATTCAATTTTCTGTATTGATAATAACGTAATCGTATTTTCTTGGCTCTAATAAATATGTAACCTAGCGTGAATGTAAACTTACGTTTAGTGTCTCTAATGTACGCCCTTTTAATGTTTATCTCATAAACCGgtaataaaaggtgatttttttgaggttaggattttcatgcattagtatttgctcagattttttgaggttatgattttcatgcattattatttgctcagtatgctctgacatttcatcatgaatagacttactaacgagcaacgcttgcaaatcattgaattttattaccaaaatcagtgttcggttcgaaatgtgtttcgcgctttacgcccgatttatggtctacataattctggttgaatggctacgtaaataagcaaaattgccgcatttggagtgaagagcaaccagaagccgttcaagaactgcccatgcatcccgaaaaatgcactgtttggtgtggtttgtacgctggtggaatcattggaccgtattttttcaaagatgctgttggacgcaacgttacagtgaatggcgatcgctatcgttcgatgctaacaaactttttgttgccaaaaatggaagaactgaacttggttgacatgtggtttcaacaagatggcgctacatgccacacagctcgcgattctatggccattttgagggaaaacttcggagaacaattcatctcaagaaatggaccggtaagttggccaccaagatcatgcgatttgacgcctttagactattttttgtggggctacgtcaagtctaaagtctacagaaataagccagtaactattccagctttggaagacaacatttccgaagaaattcgggctattccggccgaaatgctcgaaaaagttgcccaaaattggactttccgaatggaccacctaagacgcagccgcggtcaacatttaaatgaaattatcttcaaaaagtaaatgtcatgtaccaatctaacgtttaaaataaagaaccgatgagattttgcaaattttatgcgttttattgtttaaaaaagttctcaagctcttaaaaaatcaccctttagatatGCGATTAGATTGATTATATTTTAGGTTAGGTTTAGAAAATCAGTTCGTCCATGCCTTATTTAACGCAAGTTTAGTGTTTATTTTGGTTTGCTTTAATCCACAGATTCTTCTTCACTACTCAAACACTAAGTAGTAACTAAAATCAAGTAGGTAACTAAAACTGATTAATttagaaattatgttgataaaaaaaattgtttcgctGGCTGACAAATCTGATTTAGTGAAACCGTACTATAAACTTGAGTGTTTACTTTACTTTTCAACTAGAAAAATCAATCACTTGTTTAGCTTTTACATTGGGAGTGACAAATATGCTAACATACATAAGTAATACTAGataaaaattacttaaaattCTCTTCTAAGTATTGATTAAGTAATTTTTAAGTAAGAAATTCAGAGAACGTTTTGTTTTTACCTTCTGACACTTTTTCTTCTCTCCCTGTCATCTTTCTTCTCTCCCTTATCATCGATTTATGGTCCTTCTAGACGGATAAACTGCTACTCAGTATCGCGGTGATTGAGGTCAAATCACACGaggtaaaaaaaatacaataatgCATTTTGTGGTTGAATATGTGGTGAGTTGCAACAAGAAGTTACGACATTTCTTTTCTGGACGAATACTGACTTAAACGTTTTATTAACTCAAGTCCTCAAAAGTGACAGTAATACTTAAGATATTAAAAGTCATTAACGTTTGCTGTATCAGAAGAATGAGAAATgtgcgttttgtcgattacgtcatttatactattatatctccgtAACCAGAAATTACAGCCATTTGACCTTCAAACCTGATAAATGACTCGAAATAAGCTTCTAAACTAGCCTGAggtttttgaaatcggatgatccATCTTTCTGACTGTTGGAATGTTTCTtagttgttttttattttcagaggAAACTCTGCTAAACATAagcctttttcaaaaaaatcagatttcttTCGCCAACTTGAATACATCGATTTGTGAAGAACTTTGTAGAAAGTACTTGGAAGATGGAAAAAATTTGACTTTTATGCTCACAATTAATGTTTAGAAAAACAAGATTTTAATGGCTGTTTGAAAATGGTTCAACTGTAAATCGGTCAAACTTCTCATTAACAATTAAATTCATGCAAGTAGTTTGAATTTTTGCGATGCTTAAACAGAGTTTAGATAGGACTTTCTGTCTTTTTATGGTAGCAATTCAAACAAGAATAATTTTATTATCAGTCGTTAAAACGATACGGTTCGTTAGGTGAGCTAGTAGACTTACCTTCATATATGTAATTAATTAATGACTTTGATGGTTCACGCTGCAAATTTAACACTTTGTACTAagtatttcaatttgttttaagTATATAAGGATGATTGGTTATTGCTCAATAGagcatatataaatatatataaatataaataaaaatgatgAACATATATAAATTAAAAGAAATAACATAAAATGGAGCGAGAATGAACACATTATAAATTTACACAAGATTTTCTATATAAGCTCTGGTATGAAGCTTTGTATCTTATCTAACTTATTTAATTTCACCGTTTAATTGTCAAATATGTTGAAAGAATCGATATTTCTCAACACCGTCCAATGTGGATTGAGAAGTTGtttacctttactttctgacatatcagagactcggatgactcgtatcgctaagatgcctaagttcgactcctctggtagaaggtaaaagtttagatacgagaagccttctgcttac comes from Malaya genurostris strain Urasoe2022 chromosome 3, Malgen_1.1, whole genome shotgun sequence and encodes:
- the LOC131434530 gene encoding uncharacterized protein LOC131434530 translates to MRAIIIGMILFLAAACAYPQALSTEVDQESPEENPVPKTVPKIFNTPPDVEVNFQPSLESIRPAENQEPQKEYLATAESVAYYFYYPGAYYYPLRYRWNPYHYYWWL